DNA sequence from the Bacteroidales bacterium genome:
TGGAGCTTTCAACGCAATGGCAGCTGGTATCGACCGTACAGAATCAGCTGGATTATGGAAAAAGGGTGAAACATGGTTTCGTGTACCCGAATCAATGAAGATTACCCTTACAGGCAAACTCAATAAAGGCGTTTATGCCAAGGATTTAAGCCTTTGGATTATTGGAAAGATTGGCACAGATGGTGCTAACTACATGTCGATTGAGTATCATGGTGAAGGTGTAAAAACCTTATCTATCTCAGAAAGAATGACAATTACCAACCTAGCATCGGAAATGGGCGCAAAGAATGCCGTTTTCCCTGCTGATGAGGTTCTTGCAAAGCATTTAGGTACTGATAAGATGAATGGTGTTTGGGCTGATGCTGATGCACACTACGATAAGGTTATGGAAATTAACCTAAGCGAGATATTCCCAGTAGTTGCTGCACCTCATAGCCCAGAAAATGTAAAGGCAATCTCTGAGGTTCAAGGCACAAAACTAAATCAAGCTGTAATTGGAACCTGCACCAACGGTAGGTTAGATGATATCCGTATTGCTGCTGAAATTCTTGATGGTAAAAAGATTGCAAAGGATTTTCAACTCCTTGTAATCCCTGCATCTAAGGAAATTTACATGCAAGCTATTGAGGAAGGATATATCACCAAATTGATGAAGGCTGGAGCAACCATCCTAGCATCATCTTGTGGTCCTTGTTTAGGTACAGGCCAGGGTATTCCTGCTGATGGTTTCACCGTTATCTCAACAGCTAACAGAAACTTTAAAGGCAGAATGGGCAATAAGAATGCTTCAATCTACTTAGCAAGTCCTGCAGCAGTTGCCTATTCAGCCATATATGGTGAAATTACCGATCCCCGTGGAATCAAAGGCAACGATAAGTTTGTGACAAGTGTTCAAGTTGGAACAACTGTTTCAATTCCTAAAGGTGAGAATCGCAAAGCTGATGTAGTTTGGAATTATTCAGATGCTGATAACCTGAATACCGACCAGATGTTTGCTGGAAATCTTACCTACAGCGTACTAAGTTCTGATCCTCCAGCAATTATGCCTCACCTTTTTAAAGGTTTCGATGAGCAGTTTGCAGAAAATGTTAAGGCTAATGATATTATAGTTGCAGGAGATAATTTTGGTTGTGGCAGTTCACGTGAACATCCAGCAGTTGGTTTAGCTCATGCTGGAGTAAAAGCTGTTATATGCAAATCGGTTAACCGTATATTCTACCGTTCATCCGTAAACCAAGGATTACCTATTCTAGTAGTACCAGAGGCTGTGAACAATTACAAACAAGGAGATAAGGTAGATGTAAATTTTGCCAATGGTGAAATTAAGATAAATGATAAAGTTTTCAAGTTTGCACCATTGCCAGATCAACTATTAGCAGTATTTGAAGCAAAAGGATTGATCAACTATCTAAAAAATGCATAAATATTTTTAAACACTGATAGGGTTTAAAACCCTATCAGTGTTGTACTATAAAAAAAGCGGGTCAAAAGCCCGCTTTTTATTGCTTATTTTTTTACTTTCCAAACAGTATCAATTATAGTTCCGTCAACCCATTTAATTACTGCCACAGGTTCATCGGTATATTCAATTTTTTCAGGTTTACCACAAATAGCTTCGGCTTCATCCTTTAGCTGTTCAATAGTTTTGATTGGAAGTTTCGAATCCTTTAGTTTCTCTAAAAGATCTTTACGTAAAGGATTTATTGCAATACCCCTTTCGGTAACTATAACATCAATTAGCTCACCGGGACCACAAATAGTTGTAACCTCATCACGAATAACAGGGATACGGTCGCGGAACAATGGAATAGGAAGAATTGTGCATTTTGAGAAAATGCAGTTTTGCCATCCACCAATACCATGTAGCAACATTCCATCAGAATGGGTCACCACGTTAGCGTTATAGTTCACATCTACCTCTGTTGCGCCAAGAATTACAACATCAACCATTGAGGCAAAATTACCTTTACCATGGTAGTTATAGCTTGTAAAAGGGCTTGTATTCAAATGGCC
Encoded proteins:
- a CDS encoding 3-isopropylmalate dehydratase large subunit, translated to MGKTFAEKIFGAPTGAIVFAKPHIVLTHDNTASIRKTWEKMGGKKLFDPNQLLVTLDHNAPPTDDKLANDYSSIRTFAREQGIEKFHDAGDGICHQIMSYYAKPGMIIVGSDSHTSTAGAFNAMAAGIDRTESAGLWKKGETWFRVPESMKITLTGKLNKGVYAKDLSLWIIGKIGTDGANYMSIEYHGEGVKTLSISERMTITNLASEMGAKNAVFPADEVLAKHLGTDKMNGVWADADAHYDKVMEINLSEIFPVVAAPHSPENVKAISEVQGTKLNQAVIGTCTNGRLDDIRIAAEILDGKKIAKDFQLLVIPASKEIYMQAIEEGYITKLMKAGATILASSCGPCLGTGQGIPADGFTVISTANRNFKGRMGNKNASIYLASPAAVAYSAIYGEITDPRGIKGNDKFVTSVQVGTTVSIPKGENRKADVVWNYSDADNLNTDQMFAGNLTYSVLSSDPPAIMPHLFKGFDEQFAENVKANDIIVAGDNFGCGSSREHPAVGLAHAGVKAVICKSVNRIFYRSSVNQGLPILVVPEAVNNYKQGDKVDVNFANGEIKINDKVFKFAPLPDQLLAVFEAKGLINYLKNA